The segment TTGGACACGTATGTATGGGTGATATCGATGCTATGATCAGGTGGTCTTGACCCTCAGAACTCCCATCCTCATGCGTGTCCAGTCCACTGCTCAGCATGCAGGTGTGACGAAGGAGGTCAAGTGGCTCAAAACGGCACAGAAGTACATCTGGGTCAGCTCTCATCTATCCACATTCAGTTCCCCTAAaattattccaagtcaaaacccTTCATCTCCCAGGCCTGTCGGTTACTCCGAGGCCTCACCCCTCCTTTCCATACTGGGGCTTGTCCGGCTCTGGAGTGAAGTTTCCCCGAGTTACAGATCGAGGATCTGCTTCttctcccccaatcctaaccattAGTGagggaaatgcaaaactgacccaggATCAGCAACTTCACCTTACTGGGGCTTGTCCGTCTTGTGGGCAGTAATGAAGGCCATGCCATGGGTCCTCAAGTGGGTGTTAAGGTCGGAGGCCCTGTCGAAGCGTCGGCTGCACACCCTGCAGCTCATTTTCCCCTTACCGTCCTCTCCGTCCTGTGGGGACGAGGGTAAGTCGTCCGGGGAAGAGGGGGTGCGGGGTGGCCTGTGGTGTGACTCCCCCTGGGGATCTCTCACACGGTGGGTGATGAAACGGTGGCGTCCCAGGGAGCCAGCCGAGGCGAAGCACACGCCACACTGCAGGCACTGGAAGGAGGCAGCATCAGCGCAATGCTGCGGGATGTGGCGCTGGAATTCGGCGCCGTCCTCCGTGGCGAAGCCGCACGGCACGCAGCGGAACACATTGTCGTCCTCCTCGGGCTCGGGAAGCGCCGACGCTCGCGTTTTCTTCAAAGGAATGCTGCCCTCCTCGCCCCCCTCTGTGGCCTCTCTGCTGTCCGTGCCACCCCCTTCCTCGTCCCCTGGTGGCCCCCCCTCCCCGTCAAGTTCAGATGAGCTGCCTGGGCCCTTACCCGGGACTGAACGCTTCCTGATCTGTGGAGATCCATGCATGGGGACAGAGGGGTGATGGGGGGGGTCAAAAAGAGAGAACGTCAAAAAGCAGTATTGATTTTTGGTTTAACATACTCAGATCCATGGGTAACATTACTGAAATGTACCCCCACCAAGTGATGGAAAGAAGAATGGATTCTAACTGACCTGTCCGTCAGTGGCTCTGACCCTGTGATGATGGACCTGGATATGCTTCTCCAGTATGAGCCGACTGCTGAAGGTCCGCTTGCCCTCTGTGCAATATCTGCAAACACACAAGTATACACATAGGCTCTGAGGATGCTGCACACTTTCCTTAGGTGGGCTGATATTCGACTAAACTTAACATTCTAAATATCCCTGCTAATTGTCTTGTTATATCAACTCTACAGACATTTTCAAGTATAATATATATCCTACTTAGCAGACGCTTTTTCCCCCCAAAGTGAGTTAGTCATGCATACAGCCTTTGTTTTTATGTACGAGTGGCCCTGGGAATCAAAGCCCACTATCCgtgctctaccaattgagctacagGGGACAAAATATGGTGCTTTTGTGGATGTTTAGATGATTATGGGGTTCACTCACTGGCAGTGGAAGACTCTCTTGTTGCCCTCGTGGATGACGCGTACATGGCGACGCAGGCTggaagaggtggagaaggagctctcacacacacaacacgggAACTTCTTCATAGTCTACAGGGGAAGTTTCGAGGAGAAAAGAGGGTGAGTCCTCTGtgcacacacccccacacattACACTAAGGTCATACAAATACTAAACAACCTTGGTACAAAACCACGTCGCGCACATAAAAAAGttggttaaattcccatgtaccgaatGGAAAAATACAagtaaaatgggtttccattgcattGAACTCTACTGATGGGTTTGTCACAAAATCTGTTGCGTTATATAGAAAATGTGCCTAGTCTGGTCTTGTCACATGTGCTCTAGCCAACAAGCTTGCCGATGATGTAAGCAACCTACATTaagagattattatggataagaacagtatttttatttgtcaaaaagCATCGATCATTACGTCACAAAAATAAGACCCTGGATATGTACTGGAGGCATTAAGCTCATgtcactttcaccaccctgtgaagttcataatttctttaatctgtagcctaataaactgcatggtttcccaagtcgtggtgggaggaccacacaacatatcgcGCAACTCCATGTTTACTTCGTTATGATGGTTATATCAATTTCTCGCAGAATTAATTTTACCATTACATGtcgaattatatatatatttgtctgCATTTATAACCGGCATATCCTATTTCCATCAGCACGCACAGACTTTTATCCGCAATAAGTCAGTTTGATGGCAACATATCTCGTGGGAAAATTAGCATTTATGCAGATTTtcgaatattcacatgaaaatcggACGCAAATTGTATGGAAATCTAGCTACAGCAAGCATGTCCCAGCCAAATTAGTAAATTTTTCCAGAGGCATAGTTCTGCCATATTTCAATGTAAACAGGATCCACCAGAGCCTAATTTTGAATCTCATAGCAacgggtctaaatacttatgtaaataagttatgtttgttttatatttaatagttgcaaaaatgtctaaaaatctgtttcggctttgtcattctggggtagTGTGATGAGAAAAtataaatttaatccattttagaataagtctaacgtaacaaaatgtgcaaaaagtcatTTGGTctcaatactttccaaatgcactgtattttcTAGGTTAGTCAGATTTATTTTTCCTTAGAAGGTTTCTCTGCAAGTTGACTGGCATCTATTGTGTTGCAATGCCCACAGCAACATAATCCCAACGGAAGGCTACACATTTTTATGTTTTGCAATTCACAAATTATTATTTGATTCAATTCACCGCGATCTAACCGAATCCAAAATACTACAATGGCAAAGCAAATCATTCGATTTGTTAAAAATAATCGATTCAcatctttattttttttatgtgAAGTGGGTCATAGGTTATACAGATAATTACCTTTCCGTGCTCTGTCTTCATGTGAGAGATGTAGTCGTCGCTCTGTGTGAAGGTCTTCTGACATTGCTGGCAGCTCCATTCTGAGATGGTCCCACGATGGCTGCCTACCTCCATAGAACTAGACTGATTCTCAGGTTCCTCATAGTCCtcacccccctcttcctctccttcctcctcctcttggtcTCGGCCCCAGTCCTCCCCATCTGAGTTGTCCTTTTTTGCAGAGGGCTTGGATtttgggagggagggggctgaggGGTTGGTGGGGGCAGGGGCAGAGGCATTGGATTGGCCCTCCTGTTTGACTGACTGCCTTCTGTGAGCAGTCTGGATAAGAGGAAGTAAGAAAGGGATAACCAATCAGACAAGAGAAAAGGGAAGACAATATTGACAAATTAGCTCCTATAAATTACTATTTACCATCCAGGGGATTGATCAACTAACATGTCACTTTCCTTTACTACAATCGTATGTTTACATATGAGTTGGAATTTCACTAAACAAACCTTTATGTGTTCCATCATGGAACCTTTCTGTGCGTAGAGTTTGGTGCAGTCAGGACACTTGAACACATGCACTTTCTGCTTGGCCAGGTGGGTGTCAAAATGCATGTACAGTAAGGGTTTCTGGGTAAAAACTGTATCACACATCACACACTTGTAGATCAATCTGCaaatacagagaaagagggtATTTAGGAGTGAATTAAACTTTTTTTCAGGGCTCAAATTGTGACAAAAACAGACATGCTTTACAATCAACTAAAAACCAGTGTTTCCCAATTCTGGGGACCCAAAGAGGTGTACATTTTTGTTCTAACACACATTAATTAAGTGTGTTAGTGCTAGAGCACTAGGACAAAAACGTACACACCTCTGGGTCCTCTGGACCAGGATTGCAAAACACTGCTCTAAACCTAGAGACATAACATGGTTCAGTGACTGTGGGGTATTTACTTGGCCTGTCCCCCGGTGAGGGTGGGGTGCTGGGTGCTGATGTGTCCCTGTGCACTAGGGGCAGACTTAAAGGCCATAGGGCAGCTGGGGCACTTGTGGAACACCTCGCAGTGGGCCGCCTGGATGTGGGACTTGATGGAGTTCAGACCCCCGAAGACCACCTGGCAACTGGAGCACCTGGGGAACAGAtatgaacaacaacaaaatgttaaACACAGGTTTAGTCACTGATGCTAATATTGGGTGGCTTGATTGTGATGCAACTAAGGAAAGAATCCTCAACCACATCTTTTCACATATCTTTGAGTTAGAGGGAGTGTATTTGCATTTGATTACTGTATGTATCCCTCATACATCCACCTGACAATGGAGTGTCATAATAATACATAACGCTGCATCTAAGCAGTAGTTTGTGGTATGTACACGTGCATGTATTTGTAGCACAATTGTCTATCAGTGCAGATGACCGACACACTGAATAAGGCTGCTTAAGCCGAAACATCTGTTTAAGCTAGTGAAAATACTTCTGCGACATCCTTTTGTGTGCGGACTTATTGCATTTGTTTCAGACGCTATCTCTTCACCTGTATCCAATGCGGCGGGCGAAGTGCAGACAGGCCTCCTCCAGGTGGGTCTGGAAGCTGGCTTGCCGGGCGATGCCCCCACACTCTGGACAAACGTGGGGTGCCCGGTGCTTATGAATCCTCTGGTGAGCCGACACACTGCACCAGTTAGGCAGCATCATGGGAGGGGAGCACAGCATACAGGTCTGGGTAGGAAGATGAGAGGTTTAACGATTGACATACAGCACACACATTGAGGAATTAATCAGAACTCGTTTTCATAGTAAACATTAGCAGCATCATGGGAGGGGAGTACAGCATACAGGTTtgggtagggaggagagggagaaaatgttTAAAAGTTGACTAACACTATGAATACACTACTATTTCTAATACTAGTACTGTGTAATAAGCCAGTCATCAATGCACACCCACAGGTCTGgccaaggaagagagagaacacgTTTTAAAGTTAATTGTGGCCTTACAAATGCCTTGTTTTCATAGTCAAACACTAATATTGCGTAATACATAAAGTAAAGCAGTCCacaatctgtgtctgggaaactgcctTATTCAGTCATTATGTATGACTAAGCTTGACACTAGTAGTTCGTCATTAGCCTGTGAATAATGCACACACATACTTCAGGCTCTGTATCAAAGGACTCACCGAGTTGGAGGTAGCTCTGATCTGCTGGAAGTGGGCGACCAGCTCAGCCTTGCCAGAGAACTGGGCCTGGCACTCGGGACACTTGAAGTTGTGGTACTGCAGCACCTCTCCCTTCTTGCTGGGGAGGGGCATCAGCACCTGGGGGATCTGGGGCGCACGGCGGACCGGTCTCAGCTGGGCTGCAGAGGGAGACTGTGTGTCCTTCAGTGGGCTGGAACTGGATGACACTGCGGGGGCTCCGGACATgggggaggagactggaggaggagaggagattgaAGAAGGGGAACACATGCCTGGTCAACAAAGCAAGAAAGCGAAGCAAGAATACAAAGAAGTTGGAAGTCAATTGCATGATGGTATCTCGCTCTTGTGTTTCATATAATAACATGGACCACATCCTAACAGAAATAAAGCTTTGTTTATATAGCCACATTGTATGCGTCCTAAATTGCTTAAACTTTTTTGCTGCGTCCTATGGGATGAAGCCATTTTCACTAAACTCTCCCGAAAGTGCCGCCTTACTGATGGGTGTGGTGTCCTGCTGGCCAATCATCTGCTCCACGGTGACGGGCCTCATGATGAGGTGAGAGCACTGCATTACCAGCCCTCGTTCCTTATGCTCCCTGGCGTGGAGCAGCAGGCTGCACTTGTTGAAAAAGGCCAGCCTCTTGGCACAGTGGTTGCAGGTCACCTCGATGCGCAGCGAGCGCCTGTCATAGTGGCGAGCCAGGCTGCGCTCCAAGGCGAAGGCATCGCCACATTCTAGACAGCGGTAGCCCATGGCAGGCAGAGGGAGCCCCCACTCTGGGGGCGGAGCCGCCGAGAGGTCAGGCTTATAACTGGGCAGCAGGTTCTTGCTGTTGAGGATCTTGTTGAAGGCCTCCACCAGGCTAGACTGGCTGCGGGAAATGACGGCACCCGTGCTGTTCACAATGGAGGCAGGCTTGTTTGGCTGGTGAGTACCGGCTAGGAAGCTGGCGCTGCCCCCGTTAGACGTTTTAGCACCAACAGGACGTACACTCATCCCACCCGTGGCTACTGAGAACTTCGGAGAGGAGGCAACCGAGGGAGTGGCAGGCAGGGCGGCAGATTTAGTGATGCTAACAGCAGTGGCAGATACCTTGGCTTTGTCAGAGTCCGAGGAGGCAGCCATCTTGTTCTGAGCCTTGGTTGCAGCGGCTAGCATAGCACTACTGGCTGCTAGTGTAGACATGGGTAGTGTGTTGAGACTCTTTGCTTTCTGTGACTGGGAGGGTGCCATACGACCAGAGGGAGTGTCAGGTTTCCAGGCCCTGTTGACTGGGGTCTTCCGCACCCCTGGTGGAGCTTTGCTAGGCTCCATACCCTTGGCTCCAGCAGCACCTGCTTTGGGTGCGACTCTGGTAACAGTTCTGGTGATTCCACCAGTGGAGGTTTTGATGGTCTTTATCCGCACTTTGAGGGGCCGGGCAGGAGCAGCAGGCCCTCCTGGAGTTGATGTGCAACTTTCAGTGGTTGGAGGTGTAGACTTGCCATCATCCACTtccattttctcctctcctgttcttgcaccctcttcctctccaaaaTCTGCCTTTCCATCCATAGCCTTCTCTATTCCATtttccacctccatctcctcctcctccttaggcTCCTGAAGGTCTGAGGGGGGTGGTGTGGAGGCTACTGCAGGGCTGGAGCACCTCTTGGCGGTTACTGGTGCAGCCGATATGGGTATTACTGGCTCAGGACTTTCAGGTGAGTCTCGCTCTTCTATAACATGCTCTGGGTGTTTGTCTTCCTGTGGTAGACAGCCCGAGGGAGTGTCCCCTGGTTTGGGGTGAGCTGCCGATGAGGCCATGGGATGGGTGGAGTCAGAGCTGCCAGCAGAGGACCTAAAACGACGGGTCAGTTTGGGAGGGGTGCGGGAGGGGGAGCCAGGGGGTTCCTGGATCAGCAGCGGGGGCCCTAGGTCCGGATCTGAATCAACCCCCTCTGAGTCTCTGGGACACAATGTCGGGCCGGCTTTAGGTGCCCCGTTAAACGGCTGAGATGAGTGCAACGGGTGTGAGGAGAGGGCGGATGGCGGGGATGGGAGCAGAGGCTTGGAAGgcgggaagaaaggagaggacagtcctACTGACACTCCTGAGACAAGAGGCGCAGACacaacagatgaagaggaggataaCGAAGCTTCTTTGCCTGCCTCTTGCCGTGTGTGCTGCTGCTGTAGGAGCTGCATCTTTCTCGCCCTCCCTACAGGGTCTCCCGATCCTTGCGCCATGAGAGGCTTCAGTCTGTTGAATATATTGCCAACCTGCTTGACTAATTTAGTTGATCCAGCACCGCCTCCTCCACCCTCCGTTTTGGGGGTAGACACTGACCACGGCTCCCCATTAGATTGGGCCTGAGCCTGGGTTAGGGGCATAGTTATACCAGCAGCCCCAAACCCATTGTGATTGAGTGGTTCAGATTCCGCTATGTCTGGGGCACAGACACCGAGCCGTGCACCCATAGAGACCCCGACAATGCTGTCCATAGTGTTCTGGTCTGTGTCCTCATCCCCTCCATCAATGTCAGGCCGTACACAGTTCTTTACGATAACGCTGACAATAGGGGTGTCAGCCTGTGGGTCCGTGGGGCTAGCTGGTCTCAGAGATGGCCCTACACCAACCCCACCGTCCGGCTTTCCCAGAGTTGCACCGCCTGGCCCGTCGGCCTCATCAGCAGACTGGATGGCCTCTTTAGCATCGATGTCAGGAATGTCAAATGCTGCCAATAGGTCATCGAAATCTGGGGTCTTCATGTCCCCCATGCCGGGACCAAATCCTGCAAGAGAGGATACACCAAGAGGACAGAAAATGAGTGATATGATTCCAAGTTTAAAACATCCTGTGTTTCTAATTTCTCATTGAAATTGCTAGCCAGCTGGCTATCCTTATGTGTTGCAGTTCAGtaaaggtagctagctagttagtagCTAAGCAAGTTATTAACACAGATCCAAGTCGAACAGAATTGTATTTGACCCGAGCATTTGCAGCGACTGTTAGCCAGTTTAGCAAAACATTGCATACAGTAAACATTTCGAGAGGGGTGCTGTTATTACCTAGCCAGCTAGCATGAACACAATGCAGTTTGACACATAGCCCGTCTCGCTACGATTGTCAACAAATAGCTATCGCTAGCTGGCTAAAACCTACGACAGACTAGCGAAAACctatttagctaactagctaagaaATACATCCAATTGTTTATCGGTTAAATAGATTAATTCACCGAGTGTGGACGTTACATTTTATATACTTGACATATGGATTAACCTGCAATGGCTTCACAACTAATTAATCATTTAAAAGCACAAACGTCTCGCAGCTGTTCAAGTTTATTTCGGCTTCCCCCGCCAGGCTAGATGGCCCGGCCGCGCTGAGCCCAAGCAGAGCGAGGGGTCCTTTAGTGGAGGCCATCCCATGCATTCATAACGAGTTACTGGGAAATAAGCATAAATCATTGTCACTGTGGACAATTGATGGGACCGGAATTTTGATTCTCAATTgcacatattttttaaatagtttaCCTGGATCTGTGATTCAACTATTGTCGCTCGCTCAAGATGACGTGCCTTTACTTCCTGCCACACAATGAAGAGGTCCTATCAGATCATTGTATTAATGCAATTTTTGTATTGCCGAAGCTACAAAAAGAAATTGTCGTGGAAATGGTGCCACATACGGACAAATGTAATTTGTTAATATTAAATGTTATCACAAAAGATAACATAATAAAAACTGATATGTTAATTCTTGCCACAATAGTTCACACACCTTTCTCTAATTAAGCTTTGCTGTTCTGGCTATATGGGGTGGAGGGGAGTGGGGACTGGGCAAGCAATCAATCAGACAGATATACACACCAACAAGCGTCATCCATCTTATTTATTGcaatagaaaaataacaaaataaaaggAGGATATTTAGTTTACAAGCTTGGGGACCTGTCATTAAATAAAACGTATAATGTCAGTTAAGATAGGTCCCCAATCTCACTGATTTACCCTGTCATTAAATACAACATATAATGCCAGTCAGTCTTGCGAATCAGTCAGTTAAGATGGGGTAAATCAGTGAGAAACCGGAAAATATTTAGATTGTATGCCAATGACAATCCTGGTGGCATTCCAGTTTggtctgtttgtgtgtgcttgtgggtTTCTTGTGAATGTTGTTGACTGTCCGTCATATCATGCGTTAGTGTCCGTCCaactgtcttcctgtctgtagcCTTGCATAATTCTGTCGGTGTCAACTACCCTACCAGAGCCatgtcaaaagttgtgcactatttagggtgccatttcagacacaaccCATGTGTGTCGTCAATTTGTCTGTCCCCATGCCTCATTTCTTCTTATCCTCGTCTTTCTTGCGGTTAGGCTTGGGTGGGCCTGTCTGGGAGGCCAGGGAGCCCATGGCGTTTCGGATGGCCTCATTGTTAGGGTCGACACCTGGCAGGTTCTGCAGGACACTTTGGAGAAACTCTGGGTCCTGCATCACATCATAGTCATCCTCCTCCTGAGGAAGAACCACAAGGCACATCATTAATAAAGGCACTGATTATGTATTCTGTTTGTTGTCAGCACCATTTGAGCAGGTCAAATTCCTGGTACATGTACTTGCAAATAGAGGTGATTTTGAttggaagggagatggagaactTACACACAAATGAGACAAAACACCAGTGACTAAATAGAGAAAGGGCGTGTTTCATAAACTGCAACTGTGAAATTTTAGCGGACAGACGTCACACGACTGTATTGAAAAACAAACTATAAGGTTTCTGATTTCATTGATCATGCGAGTTACCTACCTTGGCAGTTTCAGTGTCCATAGCATCGCCATACTCTAATCACAGGGATGGGTTGgtagggaatggagggagagggtcaAAATCAAATAAGATGTATATCATATGGAAACTCTATGTATCTGGAAATGTCCCTTTGTTTTGGTTTGCGGTGTAACTATGACAGTCCAGATCATTGGTAAGTACCAAGCTTTAAAAAcgaaatgttaaaaaaaaaaaaaatctatttttaaTCATCCACACcgcaaagtgtgtgtgtcagtgggtgCTATTCTGAAAGCATGAGAGTGGATGGTGATTATAACGCACCCTCTCCGGCCAGAGACATCCGCATGGCGTATGCAATCTGCTCCTCCTCTGTCATATTGCTGAAGTCAGGCAGCACTGCAGCACCACCCGTCTCAGGCTGAGACACCGACATCTTTAGCAGGGCCTCCTCGGATTCTGAGGAATTAAACCATTACAGTACAAACATCTGTATTCTCCTTTATGCCTAACATACGTGAGATATTAGAATGGTTATGCATAAATAATACAGCAGACAAAAGGGATACACAAAACTTACTAAATATACACACATCTATACCTACCCTCACTTTCTTTACTGTCTGCTGTGGTGACATCGGCTGCAGAAGTAACAGCCACCTGGCGAGCCTCCTCCTCCTGCCTTTGTCTCTGCTCCTCCATGGACACACGCAGAGCCTGAGTAGAGAGGAACACAGTTAAAGGCCAGAAAAACTGTATGCTGGTGACTCTGGTTCACTGATTAaggtcactctggataagagcatctgctaaatgaccgaAATATAAATGCAAAAATGTCACTTTAAAAGGAACCCTATTGCATTTTTACTAGAGCAAGCTCGGGGTCGGCGCTGGGGTCCACGCCAAACTCAAAGTCGCTGGCGCCCAGGCCCATCATAGAGCCTCCTTCCCCAGCCAGGATGGGGGAGGAAAGCAGGGCGTCAGCCAGGCTAGGCCCTGGGGGTACAGTCACCAGGTGGGAACCCGTACCCTCCTTCCCATTCAGAGTGTTGATGAAGGCAGTCAGCTTCTCCGTATTAAACTCCTGGAGGAAGAGACACACAATAGAGAATATgggagaaggggagagtgagAATGAACCATTCAAGAGTTAATACTGTGTTATCTATGAAAATGTATGAAATACATTTATTTAGCTTGGAATGGAAACAAGCAGGAGTTAAAACCAAGTAATTGtgttaatcacacacacacacacacacaaacacacagagcctttggaaagtattcagatcccttgactttacCCACATTGTTaagttactgccttattctaaaatgtattaaattgcccCCAccctcaatcacacacacacacacacccaccaccataatgacaaatcaaatacAGACTTTTGCTaatataaaaattaaaaaaatctaaaaacatacCTTagttacataactattcagaccttttgctaagagactcaaaattgagctcaggtgcatcctgtttccattgatcatccgtgcttttacacctgc is part of the Oncorhynchus gorbuscha isolate QuinsamMale2020 ecotype Even-year linkage group LG09, OgorEven_v1.0, whole genome shotgun sequence genome and harbors:
- the LOC124043695 gene encoding 26S proteasome non-ATPase regulatory subunit 4-like isoform X3, with product MRNGDFLPTRLQAQQDAVNIVCHSKTRANPENNVGLISMAKFDCSNCEVLTTLTPDSGRILSKLHAIQPKGKICFCTGIRVAHLALKHRQGKNHKMRIIAFVGSPVEDSDKDLVKMAKRLKKEKVNVDIINFGEEEFNTEKLTAFINTLNGKEGTGSHLVTVPPGPSLADALLSSPILAGEGGSMMGLGASDFEFGVDPSADPELALALRVSMEEQRQRQEEEARQVAVTSAADVTTADSKESEESEEALLKMSVSQPETGGAAVLPDFSNMTEEEQIAYAMRMSLAGEEYGDAMDTETAKEEDDYDVMQDPEFLQSVLQNLPGVDPNNEAIRNAMGSLASQTGPPKPNRKKDEDKKK
- the LOC124043695 gene encoding 26S proteasome non-ATPase regulatory subunit 4-like isoform X2, translated to MSCFFSPIDSEVLTLSESDQKVFKMGLESTMVCVDNSEYMRNGDFLPTRLQAQQDAVNIVCHSKTRANPENNVGLISMANNCEVLTTLTPDSGRILSKLHAIQPKGKICFCTGIRVAHLALKHRQGKNHKMRIIAFVGSPVEDSDKDLVKMAKRLKKEKVNVDIINFGEEEFNTEKLTAFINTLNGKEGTGSHLVTVPPGPSLADALLSSPILAGEGGSMMGLGASDFEFGVDPSADPELALALRVSMEEQRQRQEEEARQVAVTSAADVTTADSKESEESEEALLKMSVSQPETGGAAVLPDFSNMTEEEQIAYAMRMSLAGEEYGDAMDTETAKEEDDYDVMQDPEFLQSVLQNLPGVDPNNEAIRNAMGSLASQTGPPKPNRKKDEDKKK
- the LOC124043695 gene encoding 26S proteasome non-ATPase regulatory subunit 4-like isoform X1, encoding MSCFFSPIDSEVLTLSESDQKVFKMGLESTMVCVDNSEYMRNGDFLPTRLQAQQDAVNIVCHSKTRANPENNVGLISMAKFDCSNCEVLTTLTPDSGRILSKLHAIQPKGKICFCTGIRVAHLALKHRQGKNHKMRIIAFVGSPVEDSDKDLVKMAKRLKKEKVNVDIINFGEEEFNTEKLTAFINTLNGKEGTGSHLVTVPPGPSLADALLSSPILAGEGGSMMGLGASDFEFGVDPSADPELALALRVSMEEQRQRQEEEARQVAVTSAADVTTADSKESEESEEALLKMSVSQPETGGAAVLPDFSNMTEEEQIAYAMRMSLAGEEYGDAMDTETAKEEDDYDVMQDPEFLQSVLQNLPGVDPNNEAIRNAMGSLASQTGPPKPNRKKDEDKKK